Part of the Chloroflexota bacterium genome is shown below.
GGGGGACGGAAGAAAAGCGGCGGTTCTTCCTCCAAGAGCCTGTCGCCTGTCTGCACACGGAAGAAGCCAATATGCCCCTCGGCCGACATCTCAGCGCAGAGCTTCCCATTGGCGAGCCGCGCCCGATCCTGGTGAATTTCGATATCCACCTCGGTGGACACAGGATCGAGCAGCGCCCAGGATTGGTCGAGCACATCGTGCCCTGGCCTGGCACGTACACGCAGGCAGTCCCGCCCCCAGGCTTGGATGCAAACGGTCTCGCGGTCTGACCTCCAGATTAACGCATGGCCTTTCTGTTCAAAAGGAATCAAGACTCCCTCCTACTCTCTTTACAGGAGAAAAGGACCTGCGGTGCGCGGGGCAGGGGCCAAGGCGTTCCAGAGCAGTGCGATGCGCCACCGTGCCATAGCCTTTGTGCGCGGCAAAGCCATAACCGGGATGATAGGCGTCGAGAGCCACCATCAGCCGATCGCGAAACACCTTGGCAATGATGGAAGCTGCGGCAATGGATAAGACGTGCGAATCGCCCTTGATCAGGCTCTCGTGTGGTATTCCCGCGTCGGGCAGGCGCACGGCATCTATCAGCAGATAATCAGGGGCAAAGGGCAAATTGCGCACCGCCATGAGCATAGCCAGTTTGACTGCTTGAGCAATGCCCCATCGGTCAATGAACCTCGCCGAAGCGATCCCTATA
Proteins encoded:
- a CDS encoding ribonuclease HII, which produces MGGRLNWPDLAREQELWRAGYRWVAGLDEVGRGALAGPLVAAAVVLPPDRADLCAVLCGVRDSKMLTPRQRAALFPVVCSISLGVGIGIASARFIDRWGIAQAVKLAMLMAVRNLPFAPDYLLIDAVRLPDAGIPHESLIKGDSHVLSIAAASIIAKVFRDRLMVALDAYHPGYGFAAHKGYGTVAHRTALERLGPCPAHRRSFSPVKRVGGSLDSF